CAGGTGTCGCGCCAGAAGCCATTTCGCTCAGCCATACCGGATCCTCGGGTCCAGCGCGGCATACAGCAGGTCCACCGCCAGATTGGTGACCAGATAGATCAGCACCAGCACGGTCACGATCGACACCACGGTCGGCGCCTCCTGCCGGGTGACGGCCTGATACAGCACACCGCCGACGCCGTGGATATTGAAAATGCCTTCCGTCACAATGGCTCCGCCCATCAGCGCGCCCAGGTCGGCCCCCAGGAAGGTCACCACCGGGATCAGCGAATTGCGCAGGATGTGCACCATCACCACGCGCGGCCGGGACAACCCCTTGGCGGTAGCGGTGCGCACATAGTCGGCGTGCGCGTTGGCGGCCACCGCGGAGCGGGTCAACCGCACCACGTAGGCGAACGACACCGAACCCAGCACGATGCCCGGCAGCAGCAGGCGCCCGAACGTCGAGCGCTCCCCCACCGTGACCGGCGCGATGCCCAGCTTTACCCCGAAGACGAACTGCGCCAGGAAGCCCAGGACGAAGATGGGGACCGCGATTATGACGAGCCCGGCGATCAGCACGCCCGCATCGAAGACCCCGCCCGTGCGCAGGCCGGCGATCACCCCGAAGCCGATGCCCAGCACCGCCTCGACGGCCAGGGCGATCAGCGCCAGCCGCAGCGTCACCGGAAACGCATGCGCCAGAACATCGCTCACCGGTAGCCCGGAATAGGACCGGCCCAAGTCGCCGTGCAGCACGCCGCCGAGGTAACGCAGGTACTGCACGATGAACGGATCGTCGAGGTGGTAGCGGGCCCGCAGTTGCGCGGCGACCTCGGGCGTCAGCGGCCGGTCCCCGGCGATCGCGGCCACCGGGTCGCCCGGCAACAGGAACACCATGCCGTAGATCAGCAAGGTGGCGCCGAGGAAAACGGGCACCATGACGGCGACCCGGCGCGCGATGTACCAACCCATGTCCTAGCCCTTGACGATGTTTTCGTAGTCGGGCATACCGTTCCAGGTGAGTTTGACGCCGCTGACCTGAGGCGACCATCCGAACACCGCGATGTAGTACCACAGCGGCACAGCGGGCATGTCGCGCAGCAGGATTCGTTGGGCCTCGTTGACCAGCACATCCGCTTGCTGCAGGTTGGGTGCTGCCTCGGCGGCGGCCAGCGCGGCGTCGAACTCCCGGCTCGAGTATCCAACGTCATTGGACCCCGCGCCGGTGGCGTACAGCGGGGCCAGGAACTCGATCATCGACGGGTAATCGCCGATCCAGCCAGCGCGGAACGCGGTCTGGATGGTGCGGTTGGTGATCTGGGTACGGAAACCCGCGAACGTGGGTTGCGGCGCGCCGACGGCATCGATTCCCAGCACGTTCTTGATGCTGTTGGCCACCGCGTCCACCCACTCTTGATGGCCGCTGTCGGCGTTGTAGGCGATCGCGTACCGCCCGCTCCACGGCGAGATCGCGTTGGCTTGCGCCCAGAGTTGGTGTGCCCGTTCGGGGTTGAAGTCCAATGCGTCGTTGCCCGGGATGTTCCGGTCGAATCCGGGCAACGAGCTGGCGGTGAAATCGCGGGCCGGGCTGCGGGTGCCGTTGAAGATCTGCTGACAGATCTGCGGCCGGTTGATGGCCGCCGATATCGCCAAGCGGCGCAGTCGACCTTCCTCACCCCCGAAATGCGGTAGCCGCAACGGCGTGTCGAGGGATTGGCTGACCGCGACGGGCCCACTGGCGGTGTTGCCACCCAGGTCGCGCCGGTAGATTGTCAGCGCGCTGGACGGAATCGTGTCCAGCACATCGAGATTGCCGGACAGCAGGTCGGCATAGGCGGTGTCCAGGTTGCCGTAGAACTCGAACCTCAAGCCCCTGTTGCGGGGTTGGCGATTGCCGTGGTAGTCGGGGTTGGGCTTCAAATCGATCTTGACGTTGTGTTCCCAGGCCGGCCCGTCGGGACCGTCCGCCAACTCGTACGGGCCGTTGCCGACCGGGTGGCGGCCGAACGCGGCCATGTCCCGAAAAGCCATGCCCGGCAACGGGTAGAACGCATTGTGTCCCAGCCGCAACGTGAAGTCGACGGTCGGCGCCTTGAGCCGCACATGGAACTCGAGATCATTGACCACCTGGAGCCCGGACATCGTGGTCCGGGCCGGCTTTCCGTCTTTAGTCAGGCCGGCGACCTCGTCGTACCCGACGATCGGGCTGAAAACGCTCTGTTGCAGTTGGGCATTGGTACTCAGTGCTCCGTAGTTCCACGCGTCGACGAACGAATGGGCCGTCACCGGCGAGCCGTCGGTGAACTTCCAGCCGGGTTTGAGAATGATTCGGTAGTTGACGTTGTCGGTGGAATCGATGGACTGGGCCACCTCCGGCGACGGTTTGCCGGCGGCGTCATAGGACACCAAACCGGCGAACAGCCGATCCAGGATCCGCCCTCCGAGGCTGTCGTTCGTGCCGGTCGGGATCAGCGGGTTGGGCGGTTCTCCACCGTTCACGACCACCGACTCGGGGCTCAGCGCACCGCCGCCACAACCCGTGAGTGACGCGGCCGCCAGAAGCCAGACGGCCGCAACGGCAATCAAGCCGTGCGGGGCCCGCATCCGACGCATGACACCCGACCTTAGGGCCTGCCACGGCGCGGGGCCGCTGAAGTGCCGGTGCGTCTCTCAGACCGGCGTGACGGGGTGCACCTGCAGCCCGCAGGCGTCGATCGTGGCCGGCACGCTCAGCACCACGGTCGTGTCCGGCGGGTTGACCAGCAGCTCGGTATAGGTGGGGCATGGATCGCCGTTGGCGTCGATGGCCATTCCCTCGACGACGGCCTGCGCCTGGCTGGACAGGGACAGGATGACGGTGGGCGGCACGTCGGCGCCGCCCGGCAGGCCGCCCATGTAGCCGCGCAGCGTGGGCTGGGCGTGAATGAGCGGACCGCCCGAACCCGAGTCGACGCCGGGATAGCCGGTCAACGTGCAGGGCTCCGCCCCGCCGGCGAGGCTGAACACCAGCGTGGCCGCGCGGTGCCCCACGGCGGCTTGAGTCGGCGAAGCGGTGATGGCGATCCGGTCCGACCAGCACGGGGTCGGCTCGTCGGCGGTTTCGGTCGGCATGGCCCACGCCGCTGATCCCAGCATGGCGGTGGCCGCGTAACCCGTTGCGGCCGCGGCGAAGCTGGGAATCAGTCGGCGGATGACCCGCCCGCGGCCCGGCACACCGGTGATTATCCGCCATGGGGGCGCGCTTCGACGTCTATTCGCCGCGTCGCTTTTCACCTTGTGGGGCTAGGCTCTCTCACGATTGACGAGCCTCGACACTAGGAGGAAGCCAGTGACCGCCACCGACGCCGTAGGCCCGTCGTCGTATCCCCCGCCACCCGCGTTCGCCGAGCAGGCCAATGCGGGCGAGGAGCTCTACCGCGAGGCCGACGAGGACCGCCTGGCCTTCTGGGCCAAACAGGCCAATCGGCTCTCCTGGGCGACGCCGTTCACCGAGGTGCTGGATTGGTCGCAGGCGCCGTTTTCCAAGTGGTTCGCCGACGGCAAGCTCAACGTCGCCTACAACTGCGTCGACCGCCACGTGGAGGCCGGCCATGGCGACCGCGTCGCCATCCACTGGGAGGGCGAGCCCGGCGACAGCCGCAGCCTGACCTATTCCGATCTACAGGCCGAGGTGTGCAGGGCCGCCAACGCGCTGACCGACCTCGGCCTGGTCGCCGGCGACCGCGTCGCGATCTATCTGCCGTTGATCCCCGAAGCGGTGATAGCGATGCTGGCCTGCGCCCGGCTGGGCATCATGCACAGCCTCGTTTTCGCCGGTTTCACCGCCAAGGCGCTGCGGGCCCGCATCGCCGACGCCCAGGCCAAGTTGCTGATCACCAGCGACGGGCAGTTCCGCCGCGGCAAGCCGGCGCCGCTCAAGGACGCGGCCGACGAGGCCGTGGCCGATGGCCCAGACGGCCCGAGCCCGGTGGAGCGGGTCCTGGTGGTGCGGCGCACCGGAATCGACGTGTCGTGGAACGACGATCGCGACCTGTGGTGGGACGACGTCGTCGGCTCCGCGTCGCCCGAACACACGCCGCAGCCCTTCGACGCCGAGCAGCCGCTGTTCCTGCTGTACACCTCCGGCACCACGGGCAAGCCCAAGGGCATCGTGCACACCAGTGGCGGCTACCTGGCCCAGACCTCCTACACGCACTACTACGTCTTCGATCTCAAGCCCGAGACGGACGTGTTCTGGTGCACGGCCGACATCGGCTGGGTCACCGGGCACACCTACGGTGTCTACGGCCCGCTGTCGAATGGGGCCACCGAGGTTCTCTACGAGGGCACGCCGGACACGCCGACCCAGCACCGCCATTTCGAGATCATCGAAAAGTACGGTGTCACAATCTATTACACGGCGCCCACGCTCATCCGCACGTTCATGAAGTGGGGCCGCGAGATCCCCGACGCGCACGACCTGTCCAGCCTGCGGCTGCTGGGTTCGGTGGGCGAACCGATCAACCCCGAGGCGTGGCGCTGGTACCGCAAGGTGATCGGCGCGGACAGGCTGCCCGTCGTCGACACCTGGTGGCAGACCGAGACGGGCTCGGCGATGATCACCCCGCTGCCCGGCGTGGCCGCGGCCAAACCCGGTTCGGCCATGCGGCCGCTGCCGGGCATCTCGGCCAGGATCGTCGACGACCACGGCGACCAGCTACCGTTCGGGAACGACAAGGGCGAACACGTCAGCGGGTACCTGGTCCTGGACCAACCGTGGCCGTCCATGCTGCGCGGCATCTGGGGTGACCCCGAACGGTACGTCGAGACCTACTGGTCCAGGTTCGCCGAGCAGGGCTGGT
This genomic interval from Mycobacterium sp. SMC-2 contains the following:
- a CDS encoding DUF4232 domain-containing protein — encoded protein: MPGRGRVIRRLIPSFAAAATGYAATAMLGSAAWAMPTETADEPTPCWSDRIAITASPTQAAVGHRAATLVFSLAGGAEPCTLTGYPGVDSGSGGPLIHAQPTLRGYMGGLPGGADVPPTVILSLSSQAQAVVEGMAIDANGDPCPTYTELLVNPPDTTVVLSVPATIDACGLQVHPVTPV
- a CDS encoding ABC transporter substrate-binding protein codes for the protein MRRMRAPHGLIAVAAVWLLAAASLTGCGGGALSPESVVVNGGEPPNPLIPTGTNDSLGGRILDRLFAGLVSYDAAGKPSPEVAQSIDSTDNVNYRIILKPGWKFTDGSPVTAHSFVDAWNYGALSTNAQLQQSVFSPIVGYDEVAGLTKDGKPARTTMSGLQVVNDLEFHVRLKAPTVDFTLRLGHNAFYPLPGMAFRDMAAFGRHPVGNGPYELADGPDGPAWEHNVKIDLKPNPDYHGNRQPRNRGLRFEFYGNLDTAYADLLSGNLDVLDTIPSSALTIYRRDLGGNTASGPVAVSQSLDTPLRLPHFGGEEGRLRRLAISAAINRPQICQQIFNGTRSPARDFTASSLPGFDRNIPGNDALDFNPERAHQLWAQANAISPWSGRYAIAYNADSGHQEWVDAVANSIKNVLGIDAVGAPQPTFAGFRTQITNRTIQTAFRAGWIGDYPSMIEFLAPLYATGAGSNDVGYSSREFDAALAAAEAAPNLQQADVLVNEAQRILLRDMPAVPLWYYIAVFGWSPQVSGVKLTWNGMPDYENIVKG
- the acs gene encoding acetate--CoA ligase, which gives rise to MTATDAVGPSSYPPPPAFAEQANAGEELYREADEDRLAFWAKQANRLSWATPFTEVLDWSQAPFSKWFADGKLNVAYNCVDRHVEAGHGDRVAIHWEGEPGDSRSLTYSDLQAEVCRAANALTDLGLVAGDRVAIYLPLIPEAVIAMLACARLGIMHSLVFAGFTAKALRARIADAQAKLLITSDGQFRRGKPAPLKDAADEAVADGPDGPSPVERVLVVRRTGIDVSWNDDRDLWWDDVVGSASPEHTPQPFDAEQPLFLLYTSGTTGKPKGIVHTSGGYLAQTSYTHYYVFDLKPETDVFWCTADIGWVTGHTYGVYGPLSNGATEVLYEGTPDTPTQHRHFEIIEKYGVTIYYTAPTLIRTFMKWGREIPDAHDLSSLRLLGSVGEPINPEAWRWYRKVIGADRLPVVDTWWQTETGSAMITPLPGVAAAKPGSAMRPLPGISARIVDDHGDQLPFGNDKGEHVSGYLVLDQPWPSMLRGIWGDPERYVETYWSRFAEQGWYFAGDSAYYDSEGAIWVVGRIDDVMNVSGHRLSTAEVESALVGHGAVAEAAVVGVTDQTTGQAICAFVVLCADFQVHDGIVDELRVEVSREISPIAKPREVHVVPELPKTRSGKIMRRLLRDVAENRELGDTSTLLDPSVFDAIQTSK
- a CDS encoding ABC transporter permease yields the protein MGWYIARRVAVMVPVFLGATLLIYGMVFLLPGDPVAAIAGDRPLTPEVAAQLRARYHLDDPFIVQYLRYLGGVLHGDLGRSYSGLPVSDVLAHAFPVTLRLALIALAVEAVLGIGFGVIAGLRTGGVFDAGVLIAGLVIIAVPIFVLGFLAQFVFGVKLGIAPVTVGERSTFGRLLLPGIVLGSVSFAYVVRLTRSAVAANAHADYVRTATAKGLSRPRVVMVHILRNSLIPVVTFLGADLGALMGGAIVTEGIFNIHGVGGVLYQAVTRQEAPTVVSIVTVLVLIYLVTNLAVDLLYAALDPRIRYG